Proteins from a single region of Sphingomonas swuensis:
- a CDS encoding TonB-dependent receptor: MVLHASPARWSLALLAGTALASPAFAQATEPAAPPVAQGQPAATPDSDSSEIVITAQKREENLQDVPISVQAIGTRRLDQLNISNFEDYSKQLPSVSFQSAGPGSAIVYMRGIATGGDGNHSGSQPSVGTYLDEQPVTTIGGTLDVHIYDIARIESLAGPQGTLYGASSQAGTIRIITNKPELGVTSGRVDAEVNRTWHGDFGGSLEGMINLPVSDNMALRAVGFAERNAGFIDNVAASRTYISDDGDITVDNDEFVEKDINSVRTFGGRAALKIDLDENWTVTPTVMHQNQKSSGVFFYDPDLPGLSAERFADDRGRDKWTQAALTVEGKIANFDLTYSGAYLDRKANGFTDYTDYTDAYEAYYIDASGVGLIDYQRYLDNNGNNINPQQFIDGSNHYRKMSHEVRLASPADKPLRAIVGAYFSRTKNNIFQDYIVPGLADDLSVDTRPGTIWLTKQKREDKDYALFGEVSFDVTPQFTITGGGRLFKFDNSLFGFAGFGSDNPGGFSSGVGRCIVANGQAANSPTASGAIVVTGSLPGTPCTNVGNLVDGKLVPRRSKGDGFTHRLNAQYKFTDDVMVYATWSRGFRPGGINRQPVAPAYDPDYLTNYELGWKTSFGPVRWNGAIYRQRWEGFQFSFLGENSLTVIQNGRDAIVKGIETDLNYTVGGLTLNAAAAYTDAKTKGNICNFSLGNEDCSGLDSRGRRDFVVTPDGSRLPVTPRFKGSATARYAWLLGPGRAHVQGSVSYQGSAAADIRRNAGSFSSPIDPNSVLGRVKSSTLVDLFAGFDWAKYNVELFATNLFDEKTELTRAVACSICTNTRVYIGRPRTIGLRFGTKF; this comes from the coding sequence ATGGTTCTGCATGCTTCGCCGGCGCGCTGGTCGCTCGCGCTTCTGGCCGGGACGGCGCTCGCCTCTCCCGCCTTCGCGCAGGCGACCGAACCTGCCGCTCCGCCTGTGGCGCAAGGCCAGCCGGCGGCCACGCCCGACAGCGACAGCTCCGAGATCGTGATCACCGCGCAGAAGCGCGAGGAGAACCTCCAGGACGTTCCGATCAGCGTGCAGGCGATCGGCACCCGCCGCCTCGACCAGCTCAATATCTCCAATTTCGAGGATTATTCGAAGCAGCTGCCCTCGGTCAGTTTCCAGTCGGCGGGTCCGGGCTCGGCGATCGTCTACATGCGCGGCATCGCCACCGGGGGCGACGGCAACCATTCGGGCTCGCAGCCGAGTGTCGGCACCTATCTCGACGAGCAGCCGGTCACCACCATCGGTGGCACGCTCGACGTCCACATCTACGATATCGCCCGGATCGAGAGCCTCGCCGGCCCGCAGGGCACGCTGTACGGCGCCTCGAGCCAGGCCGGCACCATCCGGATCATCACCAACAAGCCCGAGCTCGGGGTCACCAGTGGCCGGGTCGATGCCGAGGTCAACCGCACCTGGCACGGCGACTTCGGCGGCAGCCTCGAGGGCATGATCAACCTGCCCGTGTCGGACAATATGGCGCTCCGCGCGGTCGGTTTCGCCGAACGCAATGCGGGCTTCATCGACAATGTCGCGGCCAGCCGGACCTACATCAGCGACGACGGCGACATCACCGTCGACAATGACGAGTTCGTCGAAAAGGACATCAATTCGGTCCGCACCTTCGGCGGCCGCGCCGCGCTCAAGATCGACCTCGACGAGAATTGGACGGTGACCCCCACGGTCATGCACCAGAACCAGAAGTCGAGCGGCGTCTTCTTCTACGATCCCGATCTTCCCGGGCTGAGCGCCGAGCGCTTCGCCGATGACAGGGGCCGCGACAAGTGGACCCAGGCCGCGCTGACGGTCGAGGGCAAGATCGCCAACTTCGACCTGACCTATTCGGGCGCCTATCTCGACCGCAAGGCGAACGGCTTCACCGACTACACCGACTACACCGATGCCTATGAGGCCTATTACATCGATGCCTCCGGGGTCGGGCTGATCGACTATCAGCGCTACCTCGACAACAACGGCAACAACATCAATCCGCAGCAGTTCATCGACGGCTCCAACCACTACCGCAAGATGAGCCACGAGGTCCGGCTCGCGAGCCCGGCGGACAAGCCGCTGAGGGCGATCGTCGGCGCCTATTTCTCGCGGACCAAGAACAACATCTTCCAGGACTATATCGTCCCCGGTCTTGCCGACGACCTTTCGGTCGACACCCGGCCCGGCACCATCTGGCTGACCAAGCAGAAGCGCGAGGACAAGGACTACGCGCTGTTCGGCGAAGTCAGCTTCGACGTCACGCCGCAATTCACCATCACCGGCGGCGGCCGCCTGTTCAAGTTCGACAACAGCCTGTTCGGCTTCGCCGGCTTCGGCTCGGACAATCCGGGCGGCTTCAGCAGCGGCGTCGGCCGCTGCATCGTGGCCAACGGCCAGGCTGCGAACAGCCCGACCGCCTCGGGCGCGATCGTGGTCACCGGAAGCCTGCCGGGGACGCCCTGCACCAACGTCGGCAACCTCGTTGACGGCAAGCTGGTGCCGCGGCGCAGCAAGGGCGACGGCTTCACCCATCGCTTGAACGCGCAGTACAAGTTCACCGACGACGTGATGGTCTATGCGACCTGGTCGCGCGGCTTCCGCCCGGGCGGCATCAACCGCCAGCCGGTCGCACCGGCCTACGACCCCGACTATCTCACCAACTATGAACTCGGCTGGAAGACCAGCTTCGGTCCGGTTCGCTGGAACGGCGCGATCTACCGCCAGCGCTGGGAAGGCTTCCAGTTCAGCTTCCTCGGCGAGAACAGCCTGACGGTGATCCAGAACGGCCGCGACGCCATCGTCAAGGGCATCGAGACCGACCTCAACTACACCGTCGGCGGGCTCACCCTGAATGCGGCGGCGGCCTACACCGACGCCAAGACGAAGGGCAACATCTGCAACTTCTCGCTCGGCAACGAGGATTGCAGCGGCCTCGACAGCCGCGGCCGCCGCGACTTCGTGGTGACCCCCGACGGCAGCCGCCTTCCGGTCACGCCAAGGTTCAAGGGCTCGGCGACCGCACGCTACGCCTGGCTGCTCGGTCCCGGCCGCGCCCATGTTCAGGGCAGCGTCTCCTACCAAGGCTCGGCCGCGGCCGATATCCGCCGCAACGCCGGCAGCTTCTCCAGCCCCATCGACCCCAACAGCGTGCTCGGACGAGTGAAGAGCTCGACCCTGGTCGACCTGTTCGCAGGGTTCGACTGGGCGAAGTACAATGTCGAACTGTTCGCGACCAACCTGTTCGACGAGAAGACCGAGCTGACCCGCGCGGTCGCCTGCTCGATCTGCACCAATACGCGAGT